GACAGAACGCCTTTTGATTTGCCACTGCTTGCAGAATTGCCAGAAGTGAAAGACGTTGATCCTTCGATTGCCGACAAAGTCGTTTATCTTTGTTGTCCGTTACCTTCCGAGCGTTCTGAACTGTTCGGAACGAAGAAAGACGGCGCGCGTTACACGATGGAATCTCAAGAAGCGGTTGACGCTTGTTATGATTCAGAAGACATGGCAAATATCGTAGTCGGTAAGCTTAACTTCTGTTTGATGTATGACCATGAAGACAAGAGTGCATACACATCGATTCCGATCCTAAAAATCTCAGAAGTAAAGCCAGATGGCAGTGTTATCTTAGATGAGAGCTTCATCCCGACGTGTATTGATATTCACGCCTCAACCGTACTAAACAAGTTCGCAACCGAATTCGCGTCTATGTTGAAACACCGCGCAGAATCAATTGTTCAGCGCTTGGGTGTGGTTGACCAGCAGGGCGTGTCATCGGTTTCCGATTTCATGCTGCTTCAAGCCCTAAACCGATATGAGCCGCTATTCTGGCACTTTGCGAGTGCTGAGGGGGTTCATCCAGAATCGTTTTACCGCATTCTTCTTCAAGCAGAAGGAGAGCTTTCAACTTTGTGTTCGGCATCTCGTCGACCAGTCGAGTTCACTAAGTACAATCACGGCGATTTGACCAGCTGTCTATCGCGAACGCTTGATAGCGCGAAGATGACACTAAGTGTGATGTCTGAACAGCGCGCAATGCCACTCACGTTGAGAGACCAAAACTACGGCATTCGAACAGCAGCAATCCCAGACAGCAAGATCATCGATACTACGACCTTTATTCTTGCCGTTAAAGCTGATGTTACGCTGGATATCTTACATACCCAGTTTGTTAGCCAAACGAAGATCGGTTCTATCGATAACATTCGTGATCTGATTAACCTGCAGTTACCAGGTATCGAGATCAAACCAATGCCAGTTGTACCTCGTGCGCTGCCATACCATGCGGGTTACACCTACTTCGAGCTGGATAAGACGGGCGAAGAGTGGTCAGCACTGAAAAACACAGCGGCGATTGCGATTCATGTCGCGGGTGATTTCGCTAACTTGTCATTGCAACTTTGGGCTGTACGTCTATGAGTTATGCAGAAACCGATGTAACCGTCGTTCTATTTCAACCAGAGCCTGGCAAACCGATGGAGGTGATGCCAGCGCCTGATTTGTCGCGCAATATCGCCGTTCAAGACCTCAACATCGAGAGTATGGGTATCAACCCGTTAGTCGACCAATTCTCTTGGTTGATCGCGAGTCTGTCTTGTATGTCGTCGATTCCATGGCTAGATGACCCAATGCCGTTTCGTGAACAAGTGGCTCGTGAGATCAGAAAGGGCGAACGTAAGCTCAACGAAATGGAATTGGATCGCGCATCCATTTTGGTTATCCGCTACTGCTTGTGCGCAGCAATAGATGAGTCTGTCTGTCGTCAGGAGTGGGGAGCAAACAGTCATTGGAGCCAGAACAGTTTGTTGTCAGAGTTCCATAATGAGACCTCTGGTGGTGACAAGTTCTTCGTGATTTTGGAGCGCTTAAAAGCAGACCCTCGCAAGTACCGACACGTCATCGAGTTCCTCTATTTACTGCTTCAACTTGGCTTCCAAGGTAAGTACGGACGCGAAGAGCGAGGCAACGAAAAACTCGCGGAAATCGGTAGCACTATCTATCGACTCGTGCGTGATGAACGTTTAGCCGAGCAAGAGAAAGTCTCTCTCGTTAACCTTAAGGCCAAATACCTTAAGAAGCCGTTAAAAAGGGTGATTTCACCCAAGCTGATTTTAGGGGTGAGCGCGATCACCTTTGGGATCATGTATGTCGCGACCTACATGGTGATCGACCTTAAGTTTCAAAAGTTGTTGGAAATGTATCAATAACCAGAAGATCTCAAATTGAGATCTTCTGCCAGTTTTAAGTTTTATCGTGAATATCACTGGCGATTTAGTGGTATTCACTAGTCATTTAGAGAGGTTGCAATATGCGATCTCTTTTATTATTCAATCAACAAAATTCAAATGGATTGGTTATGGGCGTAACAGTTGGTGCAAATGGACTTTCAATAGTTCATAAAGGCTCAGGTGGTGAAGCGAATGCAACGCTCCCAGATGTTTGTTTAACGAAGGTCGGTAAGCCGATCGTTCCTATCCCTTATGGCAACAATGCTAAATCAGCAGACCTTGCCGGTGGCACAACGACTATCTCTATGGATGGTGGTAACAGTGTCGCAATCAAAGGCAGTACGTTTTCAAAAAGTACCGGCGATGCGGGCGGTGATAAAAAAGGCGTCGCATCCGGCACCATAGAAGCCGAAGCAAAATTCATTTCAGCCTCACCAACGGTTAAGTTTGAAGGCAAGGGCGTATGTCGCCTATCCGATCAAATGACCATGAACAAAGCCAACACCATGTGTTTGGGTGGCGCACAAAACCCATCGGTTTCTGTTACGGAAGAC
This portion of the Vibrio hyugaensis genome encodes:
- the tssK gene encoding type VI secretion system baseplate subunit TssK; the encoded protein is MSLYNPVVWQDGMFMKPQHFQQLDRSQSKLSSMLSSNASPLHWGIKRLEINSQLLALGKIGITRAEGILQDRTPFDLPLLAELPEVKDVDPSIADKVVYLCCPLPSERSELFGTKKDGARYTMESQEAVDACYDSEDMANIVVGKLNFCLMYDHEDKSAYTSIPILKISEVKPDGSVILDESFIPTCIDIHASTVLNKFATEFASMLKHRAESIVQRLGVVDQQGVSSVSDFMLLQALNRYEPLFWHFASAEGVHPESFYRILLQAEGELSTLCSASRRPVEFTKYNHGDLTSCLSRTLDSAKMTLSVMSEQRAMPLTLRDQNYGIRTAAIPDSKIIDTTTFILAVKADVTLDILHTQFVSQTKIGSIDNIRDLINLQLPGIEIKPMPVVPRALPYHAGYTYFELDKTGEEWSALKNTAAIAIHVAGDFANLSLQLWAVRL
- the icmH gene encoding type IVB secretion system protein IcmH/DotU is translated as MSYAETDVTVVLFQPEPGKPMEVMPAPDLSRNIAVQDLNIESMGINPLVDQFSWLIASLSCMSSIPWLDDPMPFREQVAREIRKGERKLNEMELDRASILVIRYCLCAAIDESVCRQEWGANSHWSQNSLLSEFHNETSGGDKFFVILERLKADPRKYRHVIEFLYLLLQLGFQGKYGREERGNEKLAEIGSTIYRLVRDERLAEQEKVSLVNLKAKYLKKPLKRVISPKLILGVSAITFGIMYVATYMVIDLKFQKLLEMYQ